From the Capnocytophaga sp. oral taxon 878 genome, the window TTTTATGAAAGATCTTCTTGGAGAAGGAACTACATCGGCAGAGTTTAAAAAGGAGTTGCCTGAGGCTATTGAGTACTTTGAGAACAAACTTAAATACTCACTCAACATCAATTTTGACCCACGTAAAGAGATATTGAAAGATGATGAGAATGACTTCAGCAAAAAGAATTATGGTAATAACAACGTTATAGGCCCTAAGAGCAAAGGTGCTACTCACGGTACCCACGTAGCAGGTATTATTGCAGCTGTACGTAATAACGGTATTGGTATGGATGGTGTGGCTGATAATGTACGCATTATGGCTGTACGTGCTGTGCCTGATGGTGATGAATATGATAAGGATATTGCTCTTGCTTTCCGCTACGCTGTAGATAACGGTGCTAAGGTTATTAACACAAGCTTTGGTAAAGGCTTTTCACCTCATAAAGAATGGGTGTACGATGCTATTAAATATGCTGCTAGCAAAGATGTACTTATAGTGAATGCGGCAGGTAACGACTCGGATGATATAGATGTAGTAGATACTTACCCTAATGATGATGTGAAAGGTGCTGAGATAGCTGATAACTTCCTTACTGTAGGAGCGTTGAACTTTGAATATGGCAAGAAGTTGGTAGCTTCATTCTCTAACTACGGCAAGCGCAATGTGGATGTATTTGCACCAGGAGTGAAAATATATTCGACTACACCAGATAATCAGTATGAGTTTTTGGCAGGTACCTCAATGGCATCGCCTGAGGTAGCTGGATTGGCGGCTTTGTTACGCTCATACTTCCCTACTCTTACTGCTGCAGAGGTGAAACAAATCATTATGCAATCGGGGATGAAAGTGAATATGAACGTGTATATGGGCAAACCAGATGCAGAAGGTAACCGCAAGGAGAAGAATTTCCAAGAACTATCAACCACTGGTACTGTGGTGAATGCTCGTAATGCTGTTATATTGGCAGCTAAGAAAGCTAAAGTAAAATTAGCTAAAACTAAATAGTGATAAATAATTGACAATAAACACTTCGCTAAAAAAAGCCGACTGAGCAATCAGTCGGCTTTTTTGTGTGCCTTATTATTGGGTGTTAGTGTTTATTTATTAGCGGCGTATAGCTCGGCTACTTTAGCCCAGTTGATAACATTGAAGAAGGCTTCGATATAATCGGGACGGCGGTTTTGGTAGTTTAGGTAGTAGGCATGCTCCCATACGTCTAATCCTAAGATAGGGAAACCAGCACAACCGGTGTTGGGCATAAGAGGGTTATCTTGATTAGGAGTAGAGCATATTTCGAGCTTACCGCCTTTGTGTACGCAAAGCCAAGCCCAACCAGAGCCGAAGCGAGTAGCTGCTGCTTTGCTGAAAGCCTCTTTGAATGCTTGGAAGCTACCGAAGGCTTCGTTAATAGCGTTGGCTAGTTCGGCAGTAGGGGTTCCGCCTCCGTTGGGGCTCATTATTTCCCAGAAGAGGTTGTGGTTATAGAATCCGCCAGCGTTGTTACGAAGGGCAGCGTTATTCATATCGAGGGAGTGTAGAATTTCTTCGATAGTTTTACCTTCGAGGCCTGCTGCTGCGGCAGCGGTATTTAGGTTGGTAGTGTAGGCGTTATGGTGTTTTGTGTGGTGAATTTCCATAGTACGCGTGTCGATATGAGGTTCTAACGCCTCATAAGCATAAGGTAATGCAGGTAGTATAAAAGCCATAATATATATGTTTTAAAAAATATTTCAGCAAAGATAGTGCAAAAACAGCACCTTTCCTACTTTGGAATAATAGATTTTATTAATATAACTATAAAGAAAACCTGCTATTGTTGGAGGTTTTTGAGGGTGATGTTGGAGTTTTGTGTTTTTTATGTTGTAAAAATGAGATTGATAATCAAGCAGATATAAATTTTAACATTTTATTTTTTAAAAATAATAGTACTATGTATTGCATAATACTATTTTTTGCAATATCTTTGCACCGTGATAGATGAAAGAGGTGTTAGGAATTGAGGATAAAGAATTGATAATTGGCAATTAGCAAAAACACATAGAAAGCGGGGGATGGATGAGAAAAATGCAGTGTTTTTGTAGTTTTGTTACGAATTATGCAAAGGTAGTGGAGGAGGGTGAAAGGGCTGATAATCAGAGAAGTGATGCTTATAGTTCGTTTATAGTTCGTTATTCCTTCGTTTATCCTTCGTTCAAGGTTCGTTCATTCTTTAAGTTGGCTGGGGTAACCTTGGTAGTGAAAAGGGTTGATTATCAGGGGAGAAGTGAGGTGAAAGAGGTTATAGAGAGAGGGAAAGGAAATTTTGCATTATTCGCAATTTGGGGAAGAGGGGTGGGTGGTAGGTTTTAGAGGGTAGGGGAGAGGTAAGAGAAATAGGGGCTTTGGAGTAGGAGAGGGGAAGTTGGTAATTGAGAAGAAATATCAAAAATAAAATAGTAAAATAATAGAAAAATGGAAGAAATAAACACTGAAAAGATTAGAACCCAAATGCGTAAGGGTATTTTGGAGATGTGTATTCTTTCTGTAATAAATAAGACGAATGAAGCCTACGTGTCGGATCTTATTGAGGCACTTAAAGATGCTGATATGATAGTGGTGGAAGGGACTTTGTACCCTTTGCTTACGCGGTTAAAGAACGCAGACCTTTTGGCTTATCAATGGAAAGAATCGACATCGGGTCCGCCACGTAAGTACTATGTGCTTACCGATGCTGGGAAGCGCTTTCTGGCAGAAACCGTGAAAGCATGGAAAGAGTTAGAACAAATGATAGATAAATTAATATAATATGGATAAGATAAAAAACATTAGCCTTGGAGGTTTTTCATTTATGCTTGAAGAATCTGCCTATACTGCACTTAGTACTTACCTTGCTAAGGTGCGCCAATACTTAAGCCATAATGAGGATGTGAACGAAATTCTTTTTGATGTAGAACAACGTATGGCAGAGCTGCTTAAAGAACGCCTTATAGCACGTGAAGTAATAGTATCTCAAGATGTGCAGTACCTTATTGATGTATTAGGAAAACCTGAACAGTACACCAATGATGAAACAGCGGAAGAGCCCGCTGCTGCCAGCCGTAGTAATTTTTCTTTTTCGGAACAGAAAAGGAAAAAGCTATATAGAAATCCTGATGATAAGAAGATAGGTGGGGTGCTATCGGGGCTGGCGTATTATTTAGATATAGATGTAACGCTGCTGCGTATAGGACTTATATTGCCTCTGCTTATTATTGCTTTTGTATTGGTAATAACTAAGAGTGATTGGCATTATTTATTCTTACCTTTTTTACCGGTGATATTGGTGTATCTTATTTTCTGGGCTATAGTGCCTGCTGCTTATACTACTGCTGAGAAGATAGAAATGAAGGGCGAAGCAGTAAACCTTGATACTATATCTAACTTTAAAAATAGTAACATTCCGCCACAATCTACCGATTGGGTACGTAGTTTTTCAGATAAAAGGTTGTTTGGAGTGATAGGAGGTTTTGCAGCACGTACCAAGCTTGATAGCACATGGCTGAGGATTCTTTACATTGTATTTACCCTTGTGTGGTTACCTTGGTATCTTGGAATAACGCTCTTCTTCGTGAGTGCTTACTTGCTGCTGGCGCTTATTTTAAAGAAAGAGGAGCCTTTTGAGAGTGCAGCTCCTTTTGCAGACCCCTTGATACCCCGTAAGAGGAATAATATATTCTTCTTCTTGCTGAAAGGAATCTTTATATTGTTGGGGGCACTGCTGTGTATATTGTTATTTGAAACCTTAGCAATAAGCTTATTTATGGGTAGCTTGGCAGGAGGATTTTCAATGTTTATGTTTTCCGAGTATCTACCTTATTTTTTAGATCATACTTGGCAGCTTAATCTTTTTTACCTATCGGTAGCCTTGTTCTTGTTTTTGCCTATATCGCTGATAACACTGTTAAGTTTTAAACTCTTCAGAAAGCAATTTAATACCCCTCGTATATGGGTAGTGGCGAATGTGTTGTGCTTGATAATAGGTGTATTGGGACTGCTTATAACTGCGGGTAGCACTGCACGCAACTTCATTGCACACTATGAAGATGAGCAAAGAATACCAATTACTACCAATGCTGATACACTTTATGTTACAGTAAACTCCCAAAAGCGCTATACAAAACATTTAAATGTGGATAACAACCGCCTTGTAGTAACAGAATTTGGCCTTGTAGTAACAGAATTTGGCCTTGTATCAATAAAACCTACAACTGAAAAAGAGCCTTTTTTGGTGTTAAAACGCGAGAGCAAAGGAAGTACCATACAGAATGCTAAGCAACAAATGCAACAGGTAGAGTTCCCTCTTCAAATAAACAATAATCACATTACCATACCCGATTATTATCAGATAAAGCAAGGAGGCCTTTTCCGTTCCCAGCGTATTTTTGTAAAGTTATATGTGCCTGAGAGTAAATACATATACAAAAAAAGTAACAGTACTTACTCCCCTAAAGAAGAACTGTACAGAGTAACTAAGGAGTCCCTCCAACTTATTAGCAAATAAACAAATTAGAGGAGAGTTATCTTTCATACCGCCCAAGAGTACATTATATAAAGATAAACCACCTCCTACCAAATACCCCATAAGATAATTCAATGAATAGTCAGCGAACTGGCGTGATTACAGATAAACGCCAGCCGCTGCTATTCTTTTTTTATTCAAACACAAGAGCAGATCCACATTTTCAAAAACAACCTCATACCTCCTGCCCAAGATTACAGAATTCTCACCCTTTTCTCATTTTTATTGCCAATATCTCAAAAATACCCACCCTCACCCCCTTAGCTTTTATCTCTTAACTCTTCCTTGATAATCAGCCTATTATTCTCCCAGCATCACCCCAAGCACCTTATAGCTATCCCCCAGTTTGAACGAACCTATAACGAAGGATAAACGAACTATAAACGAAGGATAATCATTACCTCACTGATTGTCAGTCCTTTCTCCTCCAATCCCTCTCCTTGCATAATTCGCAACAAAATCCTCAAAACATTACATTTTTCTTATTCCCCATTCTCTTTTCTCACCTTCCTTTTCCCCTCTTATTTCCTGCCTCACCACCCTAAACCTAAATACAGCCGATTGCCAATTCAAAAATATTTCATACCTTTGCCTCCTAAATTTGTAATATATGGAAAAAAACTTACCCGCAGGGCACCCTGTACACACTTATATGCTTGAGGCTGACCTTATTAACAGCCTTATCGACGAACTCCTTGCTATCGACCCCCATACCGATTACCAAAAGTTCTACAACGTGTTTAATCACCTCGCAACAGTTGAAAAACACTTCGCACGCAAAGAAAATCAACTATTCCCTTTCTTAGAAAAACACGGATGGACAAATCCCTCGCAGAATATGTGGTCATTCCACGATACCATTCGCGATATATTCCGCCTTGTACGCAAAAACTTAGAAGAAAAAGACCTTACCGCTGCACAAACCAATGTACATTACATCGCCGATAACTTAGGCAGGCTGCTCAATGTAGAGGCAAACATACTTTTCCCCAACGCTCTTGAACTTCTTCCCGACGAAGATTGGATAGCTATGAGGCAAGGTGAAGAAGAAATAGGCTGGATGCTAAAAGATGAACCAGCACCCTATCCTAATCACTCCGATGCCCACTCCGCCTATGTACACCCAGCTATGGATACCGAGCGCCGTACCGATGTACAATTCGATGCCAATGCAGCACATTATGACGAAGGATATATGACTATTGAACAGGTAAACCTACTGCTCAAAACCCTCCCTATCGATATAACCTTTGTTGATGAACACGATCGTGTTATATTCTATAACCGAGGCGAAGAGCGCGTATTCCCACGCAGTGCAGGCATTATAGGGCGCGAAGTGAAATTCTGCCATCCACCCAAAAGCGTAGGCACCGTACTAAAAATAGTTGAAAACTTCAAAGCAGGCACCCAAAACGAAGCCAACTTTTGGTTTAACTATCGCGGCAGACTCATATACGTACGCTACTTCGCCGTTCGCGATAAAGATAAAAACTACAAAGGCGTGATCGAAATGTCACAAGATATTACCGATATACAAAAAATACAAGGCGAAAGACGCCTCTTGGAATGGGACTCTTAATATGAAAGACTTATTCGGACAAGCAATTTTAGATTATCAGCAAGGGCAATACACCGAAGATATCAAAACCGAAACTACCATTTCGGACGAAGATGTACTGCCCTTGCCCTATCTTTTCCGCTCATTTGCACAAATGCCTCCGTTAGAACAAAAAGCCCTACAATTAGCACAAGGAAAAGTACTCGAAGTAGGTTGCGGAGCAGGCTCACACGGGCTATATTTGCAAAATGAACGCCACCTCGAAGTTCACTCTATCGACCTCTCTCCTAAAGCCATTGAAGCCTGTAAGCTACGAGGGCTACAACACGCCCGCGTCCAAGATGTATTAAAAGAAGAACAAAAATATGACACCATCCTCCTACTGATGAATGGAGCCGGAATGTGCGGGCGATTAAAAAAAATGGGCAACTTCTACACCCATCTTAAAACACTTTTAAACTCAGGCGGACAAATACTTACCGACTCATCCGATATTATTTATATGTTCAATCAAAATGAAGATGGTAGTTATGATGTACCTCTTTATTTTGATTACTACGGCGAAGTAGATTACACTGTGAAATACAAGGGCAAAAAAGAAAAGCCCTTCCCTTGGATGTATGTTGATTATAACACCCTTCAGCGAGTAGCTTTCTCCGTAGGTTTACAATCCGAACTCCTTGCTCAAGGTCAGCATTATGACTACCTTGCCAGATTAACACATTCATAAAAAAGAAAATAGCAAATAAGCATATCCTACTTATTTGCTATTTTTTTTATGAATAGGTTGTTTTAATGATTATCTAATATCAAGGTATTTATGCATCTGTAACGATACCCTCCACTGTGGGTGTTCCATCACATAATCAATGATTTTAGGAGTAGCTACAGCACGTTTGCTCCATTCAGGCTGAAGGTACAATAAGCAGCTAGAAGATACCTTGCTTGCCATTTCTTCAGCAAAAAGGAAGTCATTATTATTATAAACCACCATTTTAAGCTCATTAGCCTTTTCAAGAACGCCTTCAGTAGGGCGTTTTATTTTTTTAGGTGAAAGGCATATCCAATCCCA encodes:
- a CDS encoding S8 family peptidase, with translation MNKKPMLWVALAASLLTSCGTVKNLDTAPTTFSATTTSYTEDQLKGWPHQSFAQGFPGMNLNGAYALLKGLKSTSVTVGVVDSGVDINHPDLKSIIWTNPKEIANNGIDDDKNGYIDDIHGWNFLGNIEEANTEMTRVLRDPKSPDYQRAKEAYDKEFEEATKGKAGYERLLQVSSMLDEEMQKLVGKEVYTAQDIEKATEGKELSERTTEMAAFMKDLLGEGTTSAEFKKELPEAIEYFENKLKYSLNINFDPRKEILKDDENDFSKKNYGNNNVIGPKSKGATHGTHVAGIIAAVRNNGIGMDGVADNVRIMAVRAVPDGDEYDKDIALAFRYAVDNGAKVINTSFGKGFSPHKEWVYDAIKYAASKDVLIVNAAGNDSDDIDVVDTYPNDDVKGAEIADNFLTVGALNFEYGKKLVASFSNYGKRNVDVFAPGVKIYSTTPDNQYEFLAGTSMASPEVAGLAALLRSYFPTLTAAEVKQIIMQSGMKVNMNVYMGKPDAEGNRKEKNFQELSTTGTVVNARNAVILAAKKAKVKLAKTK
- a CDS encoding superoxide dismutase translates to MAFILPALPYAYEALEPHIDTRTMEIHHTKHHNAYTTNLNTAAAAAGLEGKTIEEILHSLDMNNAALRNNAGGFYNHNLFWEIMSPNGGGTPTAELANAINEAFGSFQAFKEAFSKAAATRFGSGWAWLCVHKGGKLEICSTPNQDNPLMPNTGCAGFPILGLDVWEHAYYLNYQNRRPDYIEAFFNVINWAKVAELYAANK
- a CDS encoding PadR family transcriptional regulator — its product is MEEINTEKIRTQMRKGILEMCILSVINKTNEAYVSDLIEALKDADMIVVEGTLYPLLTRLKNADLLAYQWKESTSGPPRKYYVLTDAGKRFLAETVKAWKELEQMIDKLI
- a CDS encoding PspC domain-containing protein, which gives rise to MDKIKNISLGGFSFMLEESAYTALSTYLAKVRQYLSHNEDVNEILFDVEQRMAELLKERLIAREVIVSQDVQYLIDVLGKPEQYTNDETAEEPAAASRSNFSFSEQKRKKLYRNPDDKKIGGVLSGLAYYLDIDVTLLRIGLILPLLIIAFVLVITKSDWHYLFLPFLPVILVYLIFWAIVPAAYTTAEKIEMKGEAVNLDTISNFKNSNIPPQSTDWVRSFSDKRLFGVIGGFAARTKLDSTWLRILYIVFTLVWLPWYLGITLFFVSAYLLLALILKKEEPFESAAPFADPLIPRKRNNIFFFLLKGIFILLGALLCILLFETLAISLFMGSLAGGFSMFMFSEYLPYFLDHTWQLNLFYLSVALFLFLPISLITLLSFKLFRKQFNTPRIWVVANVLCLIIGVLGLLITAGSTARNFIAHYEDEQRIPITTNADTLYVTVNSQKRYTKHLNVDNNRLVVTEFGLVVTEFGLVSIKPTTEKEPFLVLKRESKGSTIQNAKQQMQQVEFPLQINNNHITIPDYYQIKQGGLFRSQRIFVKLYVPESKYIYKKSNSTYSPKEELYRVTKESLQLISK
- a CDS encoding DUF438 domain-containing protein yields the protein MEKNLPAGHPVHTYMLEADLINSLIDELLAIDPHTDYQKFYNVFNHLATVEKHFARKENQLFPFLEKHGWTNPSQNMWSFHDTIRDIFRLVRKNLEEKDLTAAQTNVHYIADNLGRLLNVEANILFPNALELLPDEDWIAMRQGEEEIGWMLKDEPAPYPNHSDAHSAYVHPAMDTERRTDVQFDANAAHYDEGYMTIEQVNLLLKTLPIDITFVDEHDRVIFYNRGEERVFPRSAGIIGREVKFCHPPKSVGTVLKIVENFKAGTQNEANFWFNYRGRLIYVRYFAVRDKDKNYKGVIEMSQDITDIQKIQGERRLLEWDS
- a CDS encoding bifunctional 2-polyprenyl-6-hydroxyphenol methylase/3-demethylubiquinol 3-O-methyltransferase UbiG translates to MKDLFGQAILDYQQGQYTEDIKTETTISDEDVLPLPYLFRSFAQMPPLEQKALQLAQGKVLEVGCGAGSHGLYLQNERHLEVHSIDLSPKAIEACKLRGLQHARVQDVLKEEQKYDTILLLMNGAGMCGRLKKMGNFYTHLKTLLNSGGQILTDSSDIIYMFNQNEDGSYDVPLYFDYYGEVDYTVKYKGKKEKPFPWMYVDYNTLQRVAFSVGLQSELLAQGQHYDYLARLTHS